In Phytoactinopolyspora mesophila, the following are encoded in one genomic region:
- a CDS encoding ABC transporter ATP-binding protein, which produces MIELDSLNKSFDGVQAVRELNLEIHRGEFLCLLGPSGCGKSTTLRMIAGFIQPDSGRIRIDGADVSGYGPDARPTAMVFQDYAIFPHLSVAENIEFGLKAQRVGKAERASRVPEVLDLVGLGGLGARRPGELSGGQQQRVAVARALAIRPSVLLMDEPLSNLDAKTRIHLRTQLRDIQRDTGTTIVYVTHDQEEALALGDRIAVMKDGSLEQLGSGRDIYRSPGTGYVADFVGVTNWLAAELVAESSGGWELAAGGSSFRATPGVRDRSVVTAGVVDVSLRPEDVRLAPDGGADGAGPGDTTGDQVLRGVVRDEQFLGPMVRTFVQVGEDVLMVHSAHGGWAAGASVRLLFSSDDARAYPRGEQEWRPPSGDRTPATAAAR; this is translated from the coding sequence ATGATCGAACTGGACTCGCTGAACAAGTCGTTTGACGGCGTGCAGGCCGTCCGTGAGCTGAACCTGGAAATCCACCGGGGTGAGTTTCTCTGCCTGCTGGGACCCAGCGGGTGCGGAAAGAGCACGACACTGCGGATGATCGCCGGGTTCATCCAGCCGGACAGCGGCCGGATCCGTATCGACGGCGCCGACGTCTCGGGATACGGGCCTGACGCGCGGCCCACCGCGATGGTCTTCCAGGACTACGCGATCTTTCCGCATCTGAGTGTGGCGGAGAACATCGAGTTCGGGCTGAAGGCTCAGCGTGTCGGGAAGGCCGAGCGCGCAAGCCGGGTTCCGGAGGTTCTGGATCTGGTGGGGCTGGGTGGCCTCGGCGCCCGCCGGCCGGGGGAGCTGTCCGGTGGCCAACAGCAGCGGGTGGCGGTCGCCCGGGCGTTGGCGATCCGGCCGTCCGTGCTGCTCATGGACGAGCCGTTGTCGAACCTGGACGCCAAGACCCGCATCCACCTGCGCACTCAACTGCGCGACATTCAGCGCGACACCGGGACCACCATCGTCTACGTCACTCACGACCAGGAGGAGGCGCTCGCGCTGGGCGACCGGATCGCGGTGATGAAAGACGGCTCGCTGGAACAACTGGGCAGCGGCCGCGACATCTACCGGTCTCCCGGCACCGGCTACGTGGCCGACTTCGTGGGTGTGACGAACTGGCTGGCGGCCGAGCTCGTCGCCGAGTCTTCGGGCGGATGGGAACTCGCCGCCGGCGGCTCGTCGTTCCGGGCCACCCCCGGTGTGCGCGATAGGTCGGTGGTGACGGCCGGGGTCGTTGACGTGTCGTTGCGGCCCGAGGACGTGCGGCTCGCGCCCGACGGAGGCGCGGACGGAGCTGGGCCCGGCGACACGACCGGCGATCAGGTCTTGCGTGGTGTGGTCCGGGACGAACAGTTCCTCGGCCCGATGGTGCGGACGTTCGTTCAGGTGGGCGAGGACGTGCTGATGGTGCACTCGGCCCATGGTGGCTGGGCGGCGGGGGCCTCCGTGCGGCTGCTGTTCAGTAGTGACGACGCGCGCGCCTACCCGCGCGGAGAACAGGAGTGGCGTCCGCCGTCGGGTGATCGGACACCGGCAACGGCTGCCGCGCGTTGA